The proteins below come from a single Mucilaginibacter mali genomic window:
- a CDS encoding YciI family protein, which yields MKEYMLLFRGGLDFTTASPELLQQSMMKWMTWMDGLKADGTYLSGERLTQQGAVLSGPEKQLTDGPYAEGKEIVAGFIAIKANDLQQAIEIAKGCPIFEYDGSTEVQEIAKMR from the coding sequence ATGAAAGAGTACATGTTATTATTCCGCGGCGGTTTAGATTTCACTACTGCTTCGCCCGAGTTGCTACAGCAATCGATGATGAAATGGATGACCTGGATGGATGGCCTGAAAGCCGATGGCACTTACCTGAGCGGCGAACGCCTAACCCAGCAAGGCGCTGTTTTAAGTGGCCCAGAAAAACAACTGACTGACGGCCCTTATGCCGAGGGTAAGGAAATTGTGGCCGGCTTTATTGCCATTAAAGCAAACGACCTGCAACAGGCTATCGAGATTGCCAAAGGCTGCCCTATTTTTGAATATGATGGCAGTACCGAGGTGCAGGAGATCGCTAAAATGAGATGA
- a CDS encoding ATP-grasp domain-containing protein, giving the protein MVKTFTNKPLVIGVTALNAVDSPGPGVAVIRALREGLDRELRIIGLSYESLEPGVYLHDLVDKTYQIPYPSAGAEALAERLQYIHSKEDIDIIIPNFDAELYNFIKISPQLRIMGIHTFLPTHEALEARDKVNLTKFGKKYKLVVPQDLVIHKADDLKKAAEELDYPLVVKGKYYEAYVCHNLELAQKAFYQLSAKWGTPIIVQQFIKGTEINIAALGDGEGNCISIIPMRKLYITDKGKAWAGITIEDNDLLELARQFTKATNWRGGFELEIMRDNNGKLYIMEVNPRFPAWIYLSAGAGQNQPAALTKLALGENVKPFEEYQVGKMFIRYAWDHITDVSEFQQLSAFGEL; this is encoded by the coding sequence ATGGTAAAAACTTTTACAAATAAGCCTTTAGTGATCGGTGTTACCGCCCTTAACGCCGTGGATAGCCCCGGCCCGGGTGTAGCGGTGATCCGCGCCCTGCGTGAGGGTTTGGACAGGGAGTTGAGGATCATCGGCCTCTCTTACGAATCGCTGGAACCAGGTGTATACCTGCACGACCTGGTTGATAAAACCTACCAGATCCCCTACCCATCTGCCGGAGCTGAAGCTTTAGCTGAACGCCTGCAATATATTCATAGTAAGGAAGATATCGACATCATCATCCCTAATTTCGATGCTGAACTGTACAACTTTATCAAGATCAGCCCGCAGCTGCGTATAATGGGCATCCACACCTTTTTACCTACCCACGAAGCATTAGAAGCGCGGGATAAAGTGAACCTGACCAAATTTGGCAAGAAGTATAAGTTGGTTGTACCTCAGGATCTGGTGATCCATAAAGCCGATGACCTGAAAAAAGCCGCCGAAGAACTGGATTACCCGCTGGTAGTAAAAGGTAAATATTACGAAGCCTACGTTTGCCACAACCTTGAACTGGCCCAAAAGGCTTTTTACCAGTTGAGTGCCAAATGGGGTACGCCTATCATTGTACAACAATTTATAAAAGGCACCGAGATCAACATTGCCGCTTTGGGCGATGGCGAGGGTAACTGCATCAGCATTATCCCTATGCGCAAACTGTATATCACCGATAAGGGCAAGGCTTGGGCGGGTATCACGATTGAAGATAACGACCTGCTTGAACTGGCACGCCAATTTACCAAAGCCACCAACTGGCGCGGCGGTTTCGAACTGGAAATTATGCGCGATAACAACGGCAAACTATACATTATGGAAGTTAACCCGCGTTTCCCGGCATGGATATACCTAAGTGCCGGAGCCGGACAAAACCAGCCCGCGGCCTTAACAAAACTGGCCTTAGGCGAAAACGTTAAACCATTTGAGGAATACCAGGTGGGCAAAATGTTTATACGCTATGCCTGGGACCATATTACCGATGTAAGCGAGTTTCAGCAATTATCCGCCTTTGGCGAACTGTAG
- a CDS encoding type III PLP-dependent enzyme domain-containing protein — protein sequence MKKLKYERPVIKKMNAGLMNKFGTRTEFQPVKHIDGVPVTQLIAEYGSPLFVLSEKQIRRNYQSAARSFKTRYPKVQFAWSYKTNYLNAVCNIFHQEGSWAEVVSGFEYHKALGNGVAGNHIIFNGPDKKREELILAIENDSLIHIDHFDELYNLIEICEELNKKPRVAIRINLDTGVYPLWDRFGFNYENGQAWNAISKIVGSGKMQLVGLHCHIGTFMLSTSAYAIAASKLCELAMRCKNLLYTPIQYLDLGGGFPSTNTLKGAYLPGVDTVPSVDDFAEAITTVILGYGFKQEELPLLILESGRVLIDDAGYLLGSVIANKRLSDGRRATIMNFGVNTLFTSFWYEHKISPAQDFNQHTEDMVLYGPLCMNIDVVRDSVNLPLMNPGDHVVVHKVGAYNMTQWMQFISMRPSVVLIDEQQNVHQIRRAENLEYIELMEQVPAHLQQFKLV from the coding sequence ATGAAAAAATTAAAGTACGAACGCCCGGTCATCAAAAAAATGAATGCCGGTTTGATGAATAAATTCGGTACTCGCACCGAGTTTCAGCCAGTAAAGCATATTGACGGCGTGCCGGTAACTCAATTGATAGCTGAGTACGGCTCTCCCCTGTTCGTATTGTCAGAAAAGCAGATCCGCCGCAATTATCAGTCGGCCGCGCGTTCGTTCAAAACACGTTACCCAAAGGTGCAGTTTGCATGGAGTTATAAAACCAATTACCTTAACGCTGTTTGCAATATCTTTCACCAGGAAGGCAGCTGGGCCGAGGTAGTGTCGGGCTTTGAATACCACAAGGCCTTAGGGAATGGCGTAGCGGGTAACCATATCATTTTCAACGGCCCTGATAAAAAGCGCGAGGAATTGATACTGGCGATAGAGAACGATTCGCTGATCCATATCGATCACTTCGATGAATTATATAACCTGATAGAGATTTGTGAAGAACTGAATAAAAAGCCCCGTGTAGCTATCCGCATTAACCTGGATACCGGTGTTTACCCACTGTGGGACCGCTTCGGCTTTAACTACGAGAACGGGCAGGCCTGGAACGCCATATCAAAAATTGTTGGCTCGGGTAAAATGCAGCTGGTTGGCCTGCATTGCCATATCGGTACATTTATGCTGTCTACATCGGCTTATGCTATTGCGGCCAGCAAGCTGTGCGAACTGGCCATGCGATGCAAAAATTTGCTGTATACCCCTATTCAATACCTCGATCTGGGCGGCGGCTTCCCGTCAACAAATACTTTAAAAGGCGCTTACTTACCAGGCGTGGATACCGTACCATCAGTTGATGATTTTGCCGAGGCCATTACCACCGTGATTTTAGGCTACGGCTTTAAACAGGAAGAACTGCCCCTACTGATACTGGAAAGTGGTCGCGTGCTGATAGATGATGCCGGTTACCTGCTGGGCAGTGTAATTGCGAACAAACGTCTGAGCGATGGCCGCCGTGCCACCATTATGAATTTTGGGGTAAACACCCTGTTCACATCCTTTTGGTACGAGCATAAGATAAGCCCTGCGCAGGATTTTAACCAGCATACCGAAGACATGGTTCTATACGGCCCTTTATGTATGAACATTGACGTAGTGCGCGACAGCGTTAACTTGCCGCTGATGAACCCCGGCGACCATGTAGTGGTGCATAAAGTTGGCGCCTATAACATGACGCAGTGGATGCAGTTTATCAGCATGCGCCCATCGGTGGTGCTGATAGACGAGCAACAGAACGTGCACCAGATACGCCGTGCCGAGAACCTGGAATACATAGAATTAATGGAGCAGGTACCCGCCCACCTGCAACAATTTAAACTGGTTTAA
- a CDS encoding acyltransferase family protein, translated as MFKIPGNHIPEIVDKKYFPVLDGLRAVAILFVVIGHIIIYTPANKYINGAIGVEIFFVLSGFLITTLLLKERVSNGQISLRNFYIRRTLRILPVAYLYLLVIGVLNYIFNLQISAIAFLSDVFYFRNTPINYGHNAWLTDHFWTLSIEEQFYLLFPLLMVKNFGRYFKLIVVLIIGIPLLQFLSYHNVGVLYSNYWVHKAAMAIIILFGHGTLSILIGSLLALLIFNGTLKPVKLKNAHWLSTLVFIAAIIFNAQYPVLMANVSLSEIIFSILIAVVIFLCLSFNDLLGQLLSTPVLVKVGVLSYSIYIWQQLFTYSQPWQHAFKYADAWWFNMPLLLIVSIASYYLYERKFLKLKDKFKAV; from the coding sequence TTGTTTAAGATACCCGGTAACCATATCCCCGAGATAGTCGACAAAAAGTACTTCCCCGTTTTAGATGGGCTTCGTGCTGTTGCCATACTATTTGTGGTAATTGGCCATATCATTATCTATACACCGGCCAACAAATACATTAACGGCGCCATCGGGGTTGAGATATTTTTTGTTTTGAGTGGATTCCTGATCACTACGCTGTTGTTGAAAGAGCGTGTGAGCAACGGACAAATATCCTTACGCAACTTCTATATACGCAGGACCTTGCGCATACTTCCCGTAGCTTATTTGTATTTGTTGGTGATAGGTGTTTTAAACTATATCTTCAATCTGCAAATTTCGGCCATCGCCTTCCTAAGCGATGTGTTTTACTTCCGGAATACCCCTATCAACTACGGCCACAACGCATGGTTAACCGATCATTTCTGGACTTTATCCATCGAGGAGCAATTTTACCTCCTGTTTCCCTTGCTAATGGTTAAAAATTTTGGCCGATATTTTAAGCTGATCGTGGTATTAATTATCGGCATCCCGCTGTTGCAGTTTTTAAGTTACCATAACGTAGGGGTCTTGTATTCAAACTACTGGGTGCATAAAGCGGCCATGGCCATTATCATATTATTTGGTCACGGAACTTTGTCTATACTCATTGGCTCACTACTGGCATTATTAATATTTAACGGGACACTAAAACCCGTCAAACTAAAAAATGCCCATTGGCTAAGCACACTTGTTTTTATAGCGGCCATTATTTTCAATGCCCAATACCCTGTGCTGATGGCAAATGTGTCTTTAAGTGAGATCATTTTTTCGATACTGATAGCGGTAGTTATCTTCCTGTGCCTGTCGTTTAACGATTTGCTGGGCCAACTGCTGTCAACCCCCGTTTTAGTAAAGGTTGGCGTGTTATCCTATAGCATCTACATCTGGCAGCAATTATTTACGTATAGCCAACCCTGGCAGCACGCGTTTAAATATGCAGATGCATGGTGGTTCAACATGCCTTTGTTGCTGATCGTATCAATAGCTTCCTACTACCTGTACGAGCGCAAATTCCTGAAATTAAAGGATAAGTTTAAGGCGGTTTAA
- a CDS encoding acyltransferase family protein, whose protein sequence is MPINIHQLFKTPVNHVPAILDEKYFPVLDGLRGVAILFVLAGHLFFDTQKAGNIGLTGVEIFFVLSGFLITTLLLKEKVIKGSVSLRYFYIRRILRIVPVAYLYLAVLVALNIVFKLHVPLISFLSSLLYIHNITFYKGDTSWSSAHFWTLGVEEQFYLMFPFILVKSIRKYIITAAALLLAVPVLQFLVYHNIGVFYANNWVHKISVAVVVILGNGTLAILIGSLTALLVFKQVLKPGGKTRAYYLSTLILITAIIFRIFCPVLVPSTYTNQIVFAIFISGVIYLCLSRHDFLGRLLSNKIIVKVGVLSYSIYVWQQLFTHQQPWQHIFRYGGAWWFNMPLLLLVAYTSYQFFERKFLNIKDRFKAA, encoded by the coding sequence ATGCCTATAAATATCCATCAGTTGTTTAAAACCCCTGTTAATCATGTACCGGCTATACTTGATGAAAAATATTTTCCGGTTTTAGACGGCTTGCGCGGTGTCGCTATTTTATTTGTTTTAGCCGGGCATCTTTTTTTTGATACACAAAAAGCAGGTAATATAGGACTAACCGGTGTAGAGATATTTTTTGTACTCAGTGGTTTCCTGATCACCACATTACTTTTAAAGGAAAAAGTAATAAAGGGAAGTGTTTCGTTAAGATATTTTTATATCAGGCGTATCCTCAGGATTGTGCCGGTAGCTTACCTTTATTTGGCCGTTTTGGTTGCTTTAAATATTGTTTTTAAGCTGCATGTCCCGCTCATATCCTTTCTTTCATCGCTGCTGTATATCCACAATATTACCTTTTATAAAGGCGACACGTCATGGTCATCCGCTCATTTTTGGACATTGGGTGTCGAGGAGCAGTTTTACCTTATGTTTCCGTTTATATTGGTTAAAAGCATACGTAAATATATAATAACAGCCGCGGCACTATTATTAGCTGTACCCGTTTTACAGTTTTTAGTTTATCACAATATCGGGGTGTTTTATGCTAATAATTGGGTACATAAAATTAGTGTGGCTGTAGTTGTAATTTTAGGCAATGGTACATTGGCCATACTTATTGGTTCGCTAACGGCTTTGCTGGTGTTTAAACAAGTGCTTAAACCTGGTGGTAAAACCAGGGCTTATTATTTAAGCACCTTGATTTTGATCACAGCTATAATCTTCAGGATATTTTGCCCGGTACTGGTGCCCAGCACTTATACGAACCAGATAGTATTTGCCATTTTTATCAGTGGCGTTATTTATTTGTGCTTATCCCGTCATGATTTTCTGGGGCGCTTACTGTCAAACAAAATAATAGTTAAGGTGGGCGTTTTATCCTACAGCATTTATGTTTGGCAGCAATTGTTTACACACCAGCAGCCCTGGCAACATATTTTTAGATATGGCGGGGCCTGGTGGTTTAATATGCCCTTACTATTGCTTGTTGCTTATACATCGTACCAGTTTTTTGAAAGGAAGTTCTTAAATATAAAGGACAGGTTTAAAGCAGCCTGA
- a CDS encoding PqqD family protein — MKLKKNIATSENGFIFNPSTGDSFSSNPIAAEILALMKAGKDSLEIKQQILDTYDVDATQLERDWEDWVLQLKDANLLEQ; from the coding sequence ATGAAACTAAAAAAAAATATTGCCACCAGCGAGAATGGTTTTATTTTCAACCCTTCCACGGGCGATTCCTTTAGCAGCAACCCTATAGCTGCCGAGATACTGGCCCTGATGAAAGCCGGCAAGGATTCGCTGGAAATTAAACAGCAAATACTGGATACCTACGATGTTGACGCCACCCAACTGGAGCGCGATTGGGAAGATTGGGTACTGCAATTAAAAGATGCCAACCTGTTAGAGCAATAA
- a CDS encoding urea transporter, producing MNKNIIYYTKSVLNSYAILFFSQNRILAVLLLLVSFFNPAAGLTGLLCTCATIVLASLMGYHRDSIQSGLYSFNALLLGIGFGTFYHFNTAFLLWLIAACLLVLTLTVVLTAWLGKYGLPVLSIPFVLTFWAVLVAANGYAGMGLEQKESYMLTELYTGRSAYIVQFLSNLDKLCFGKYPDLFFRSLSSIFFQNSIVAGIVMSIGLFIHSRIGFSLLILGFITSCLFNSITGVYPDGISHYHLGANFMMVSVAIGGFFLIPSVRSYIWAIITVPVAFLLVNALTRILGVHNLPIFSLPFCLLTIALLYFFMLRTNPGKLQLTPIQHYSPEINLYQFLNGQERLQDLKYLRLSLPFIGTWTVSQGYDGGITHKEEWGKALDFVITDEDNNTYRDTGTRPEHFYCFNKPVLACADGVVEDVVNHIEDNEIGVVNTQQNWGNTVVIKHLTGLYSKVSHLKQHSVKVKIGDYVKQGDLLGLCGNSGRSPEPHLHFQMQVTPYIGSKTLAYPFAYYTSNNGNSEQLHSFEIPAEGMQLQPVDMNAQLKQAFTWQPGYNAKLSGGNGKTETVEVFTDAYNQSYITSKETGATVYFVNNGTAFYFTSFYGDDTSLLYYFYLAAYKVVFTADNAVVATDVYPLQLRNLSPGIWLHDLVAPFYQFIKRTYQSKSAYQQQQLTITSTGYKQLLNNKKEVMSASVQVADNAIKSFTINLNETTITAQWQTEHIF from the coding sequence TTGAATAAGAATATCATATATTATACAAAATCGGTACTAAACAGCTACGCCATCCTTTTTTTTTCGCAGAACAGGATATTGGCGGTGCTGCTGTTACTGGTCTCCTTTTTTAACCCGGCCGCAGGGTTAACAGGCTTGCTCTGCACCTGCGCCACCATTGTACTGGCCAGCCTGATGGGCTACCACCGCGATAGCATACAAAGCGGGCTATACAGTTTTAACGCGCTATTGCTGGGGATCGGATTCGGTACGTTCTACCATTTTAACACGGCGTTTTTACTGTGGCTGATAGCGGCCTGCCTGCTGGTACTTACCTTAACCGTTGTACTCACCGCCTGGCTGGGTAAATATGGCTTGCCGGTGCTATCCATTCCCTTTGTGCTTACTTTTTGGGCAGTGTTAGTTGCGGCTAATGGTTACGCAGGCATGGGGCTTGAACAAAAGGAAAGCTACATGCTTACGGAATTGTACACCGGGCGCAGCGCCTATATTGTTCAATTTTTATCAAACCTTGATAAGCTTTGCTTTGGTAAATACCCCGATCTGTTTTTCCGCTCATTAAGTTCCATCTTTTTTCAGAACAGTATTGTGGCAGGTATTGTGATGAGTATCGGCCTCTTTATCCATTCAAGAATAGGCTTTAGTTTATTGATCCTGGGCTTTATTACATCGTGCTTATTTAACAGCATTACAGGTGTTTATCCTGATGGCATCAGCCATTATCATTTGGGGGCCAACTTTATGATGGTATCGGTGGCTATCGGTGGTTTTTTCCTGATCCCATCGGTACGTTCCTACATTTGGGCTATCATTACCGTACCGGTAGCTTTCCTGCTGGTGAACGCGCTGACGCGGATCTTGGGTGTGCATAACCTGCCTATCTTCTCGCTGCCGTTCTGTTTGCTTACCATCGCGCTGCTGTATTTCTTTATGTTGCGCACCAACCCCGGCAAGCTACAGCTAACACCGATACAACATTACTCGCCCGAGATCAATCTTTATCAATTCCTTAACGGGCAGGAACGCTTGCAGGATTTGAAATACCTGCGCCTTAGCCTGCCATTTATCGGCACATGGACGGTATCGCAGGGATATGACGGCGGCATCACCCATAAAGAGGAATGGGGCAAGGCTTTGGATTTTGTAATTACCGACGAGGATAACAATACCTATCGCGATACCGGCACCCGACCCGAACATTTTTACTGCTTCAACAAACCTGTTTTGGCCTGTGCCGACGGCGTGGTGGAAGATGTGGTGAACCATATTGAGGATAATGAAATAGGAGTAGTAAACACACAGCAAAACTGGGGCAATACGGTGGTTATTAAACACCTTACCGGGTTATACAGTAAGGTATCGCACCTGAAGCAGCATTCGGTTAAAGTAAAAATTGGTGATTATGTAAAGCAGGGCGACTTATTGGGACTGTGCGGCAATTCCGGCCGCTCTCCTGAACCGCATCTGCATTTTCAGATGCAGGTTACGCCTTATATCGGCTCTAAAACTTTGGCATATCCCTTCGCCTATTACACCAGCAACAATGGCAACAGCGAACAGCTGCACAGCTTTGAAATACCCGCCGAAGGCATGCAATTGCAACCGGTAGATATGAACGCCCAGCTAAAACAGGCCTTTACCTGGCAGCCGGGCTATAACGCCAAACTATCGGGCGGCAACGGCAAAACCGAAACGGTGGAGGTATTTACCGATGCCTACAATCAATCATACATTACCAGTAAGGAAACCGGCGCTACAGTTTATTTTGTAAATAACGGCACAGCTTTTTACTTCACCAGCTTTTATGGCGATGATACCTCGCTGCTTTATTACTTCTATTTAGCGGCTTATAAGGTAGTATTCACGGCCGATAATGCTGTGGTGGCTACCGATGTTTATCCGCTTCAACTTCGAAATCTTTCGCCGGGCATCTGGTTGCATGACCTGGTGGCGCCTTTTTACCAGTTCATTAAACGTACCTATCAAAGCAAAAGCGCGTATCAACAACAGCAATTAACCATCACATCTACCGGGTACAAGCAACTGTTGAATAACAAAAAAGAAGTAATGAGCGCGTCTGTGCAGGTAGCAGATAATGCGATCAAATCGTTCACAATTAATTTAAACGAAACAACCATAACCGCACAATGGCAAACAGAACATATATTTTAA
- a CDS encoding RNA polymerase sigma factor, with translation MSERNPHITQLADHLFRREAGKMVAVLTRLFGTENLQMAEDVVQDTLLLAFNSWPDKGIPSNPTAWLYKVAKNKAIDKLRHNRHSLNTDPDDFSETHDQALPDITGMWKQELLEDDMLRMMFACCHPKIPKENQITLILKTLCGFSTIEIAKAFLIPEDTVSKRLYRTKEFFRSEKIKLGIPSVNELKKRTDVVLNAIYLLFNEGYNSTQSEYLIRKDLMDEAMLLCQLLIQNKNTQQPETYALMALMCFHASRSESRLSTEGEIILLSRQDRTRWDGRLITQGNHLMNQAAFGDTVSPYHLEAAIAFEHCTANSFDTTNWKRILGYYDWLCRIAPSPFTAINRAVALMQVDGPQAALTALQDIPGTEKFYLYHAILGEIYIRLHDFASARISLEGAISLTRAAAEKKILQEKLAAVLN, from the coding sequence ATGAGTGAACGCAACCCGCATATCACTCAACTGGCCGACCATCTTTTTCGCCGCGAGGCGGGGAAGATGGTTGCTGTTTTAACGCGGCTGTTCGGTACCGAAAACCTGCAAATGGCCGAGGATGTGGTGCAGGATACCCTGCTGCTGGCCTTTAACAGCTGGCCCGATAAAGGAATCCCCTCCAATCCTACCGCCTGGCTGTATAAGGTGGCCAAAAACAAAGCCATAGATAAGTTGCGGCATAACCGGCATTCGCTGAATACCGATCCGGATGATTTTAGTGAAACCCACGATCAGGCCCTGCCCGATATCACTGGAATGTGGAAGCAGGAACTGCTTGAAGATGATATGCTGCGCATGATGTTTGCCTGCTGCCATCCCAAAATCCCAAAGGAAAACCAAATCACGCTGATACTGAAAACGCTTTGCGGTTTTAGCACCATCGAGATAGCCAAAGCGTTTCTCATCCCCGAAGACACCGTTTCCAAAAGATTGTATCGCACCAAGGAGTTTTTCCGCAGCGAAAAGATCAAACTCGGTATCCCATCGGTAAACGAATTAAAAAAACGGACGGACGTAGTACTGAACGCTATTTACCTGCTGTTTAACGAGGGTTATAACTCTACACAATCAGAATATCTCATCCGTAAGGATCTGATGGACGAAGCCATGCTGCTTTGCCAGTTACTCATCCAAAACAAAAACACCCAGCAACCTGAGACTTACGCGCTGATGGCGCTGATGTGTTTCCACGCCTCGCGTAGCGAAAGCCGTTTAAGTACGGAGGGAGAAATTATTTTACTGAGCAGGCAAGACCGCACCCGTTGGGACGGCCGCCTGATAACCCAGGGCAACCACCTGATGAACCAGGCCGCTTTTGGCGATACCGTTAGTCCATACCACCTGGAAGCGGCAATAGCATTTGAACATTGCACAGCCAACAGTTTCGACACCACCAACTGGAAACGGATACTTGGCTATTACGACTGGCTTTGCCGCATTGCCCCCTCGCCTTTTACAGCCATTAACCGGGCCGTAGCCCTTATGCAGGTAGACGGGCCGCAGGCCGCTTTAACTGCGCTGCAGGATATTCCCGGTACAGAAAAATTCTACTTATATCATGCCATCCTTGGCGAAATTTATATCCGCTTGCATGATTTTGCTTCGGCGAGGATAAGTTTGGAAGGGGCTATAAGCCTGACACGCGCTGCCGCGGAGAAGAAGATATTGCAAGAGAAACTGGCGGCGGTGTTGAATTAG
- a CDS encoding alginate lyase family protein gives MKAKLIIALLCLLFLQQTYAQLPEVFLLSPKHMADKKAAYKKGDSKVVSDVTAVVKSADEFLTAKPASVMEKALTPPSGSKHDYMSMAPYFWPDPAKADGLPYIRKDGQRNPEIKKIVDHELLSNLDNKCKYLSLAYYFTGDEKYAAKVNELLKVWFLDAETKMNPNLNYAQAVRGVNDGRGIGIIETRSLANIADWMGLLAGSKSFTKQNLAAIKDWYKQYLTWMTTSKNGKDEHNAKNNHGTHYDTQVVSFALFTGNTAMAKQVLEDSRKRIATQIEPDGEQKLELERTNALGYSSMNLDGWINMSELGDRAGVNLWDYTTADGRGIRKALDWLLPYALDQKPFTYQQITPYSKDELYHVLLLSAQKYHEPAYSKAAESMRKKDKFYLEDLLYN, from the coding sequence ATGAAAGCTAAACTGATAATAGCATTGCTATGCCTGCTGTTTTTACAACAAACCTACGCGCAACTGCCCGAGGTATTTTTGCTAAGCCCTAAACATATGGCCGATAAAAAAGCGGCCTATAAAAAAGGCGATAGCAAGGTGGTAAGCGATGTGACCGCCGTTGTTAAAAGCGCGGATGAATTTCTGACTGCCAAACCAGCCTCGGTAATGGAAAAGGCGCTTACCCCGCCAAGTGGCAGCAAGCACGATTATATGAGCATGGCCCCCTACTTTTGGCCCGATCCGGCAAAGGCGGATGGCTTACCTTATATCCGCAAAGACGGACAACGCAACCCCGAAATTAAAAAGATCGTCGATCACGAGTTACTGAGCAACCTGGATAACAAGTGTAAATACCTGTCGCTGGCCTATTATTTTACCGGCGATGAGAAGTATGCCGCCAAAGTCAACGAGTTGCTGAAAGTATGGTTTCTTGATGCGGAAACTAAAATGAACCCCAACCTTAACTACGCGCAGGCGGTACGCGGTGTAAACGATGGTAGGGGGATAGGTATCATCGAAACCCGTTCGCTGGCCAATATAGCCGATTGGATGGGTTTGCTGGCCGGTTCCAAATCGTTCACCAAACAAAACCTTGCGGCAATAAAAGATTGGTATAAACAATATCTTACGTGGATGACCACCAGTAAAAACGGCAAGGACGAGCATAATGCCAAAAACAACCACGGTACGCATTATGATACCCAGGTGGTAAGCTTTGCCTTGTTTACCGGGAATACAGCAATGGCCAAACAGGTTTTGGAAGATAGCAGAAAGCGCATCGCCACACAAATTGAACCAGATGGTGAACAAAAACTGGAATTGGAACGCACCAACGCACTGGGCTACAGCAGCATGAATTTAGATGGCTGGATCAATATGTCGGAACTGGGTGACCGGGCCGGTGTAAACCTTTGGGATTATACCACTGCCGATGGCCGGGGCATCCGCAAAGCGCTGGATTGGCTGTTACCTTATGCCTTAGATCAGAAACCGTTCACCTACCAGCAGATCACGCCTTACAGCAAGGATGAATTGTACCATGTGCTGCTGTTATCGGCGCAAAAGTATCACGAGCCTGCTTATAGCAAAGCCGCGGAGAGCATGCGCAAAAAGGATAAGTTTTATTTAGAAGACCTGTTATATAATTAA
- a CDS encoding tetratricopeptide repeat protein, with protein sequence MEILKKLFCAAALLLIGTSMYAQGSAAAMEKAFHNSYSNEAKKAYSAAINDMMPYYADNNYEVNLRLGWLHFLNKNYTSSQSYYLKAINLKPGAIEARFGYVKPLSMLESWDKVLDQYSAILKIDPQNTQANYWTGIISYNRKQYDNAIKYFTKVVTLYPFDYDGNQMLGWSYLFSGKKAEARACFERGLMIKPDDASCTDGLGKAK encoded by the coding sequence ATGGAAATTTTAAAGAAGCTGTTTTGCGCAGCAGCATTATTGCTCATCGGCACAAGTATGTACGCGCAGGGCAGCGCAGCGGCAATGGAAAAAGCATTTCATAACAGCTACAGCAACGAGGCCAAAAAAGCTTATTCGGCAGCTATAAACGATATGATGCCCTACTATGCCGATAACAATTATGAGGTGAACCTGCGCCTGGGCTGGCTGCATTTCCTCAATAAAAATTACACCTCATCGCAAAGCTACTACCTGAAGGCCATTAACCTGAAGCCCGGCGCTATTGAAGCCCGTTTTGGTTACGTAAAACCCCTGTCGATGCTGGAAAGCTGGGATAAGGTATTAGATCAGTATAGCGCTATTTTAAAAATAGACCCGCAAAACACCCAGGCCAATTACTGGACAGGCATTATCAGCTATAACCGCAAGCAATATGATAACGCCATTAAATATTTCACCAAAGTAGTAACGCTTTACCCATTCGATTACGATGGCAACCAAATGCTGGGCTGGAGCTACCTCTTCTCGGGTAAAAAAGCCGAGGCCCGTGCCTGTTTCGAGCGTGGTTTAATGATAAAACCGGATGACGCGTCGTGCACGGATGGGTTGGGGAAAGCTAAATAG